From a region of the Theobroma cacao cultivar B97-61/B2 chromosome 8, Criollo_cocoa_genome_V2, whole genome shotgun sequence genome:
- the LOC18591248 gene encoding probable inactive heme oxygenase 2, chloroplastic produces the protein MLQDWAPSPWNSSLAAKTSSLDLFNFFSYQGEGEGEGEGEGLSLSIPSWETKLLSCSGEHLPMDKALKPPVFHPTALRPCQVSFPFFSFTTATPYLNLNKTRNVGLTILSCSNSSIISSTSNGSSINNNMAGLPVKKKRKRYRKQYPGESEGITEEMRFVAMRLRNTNGKKVTSNSDTDTDTESENNQREEEEEEEGRGDKAEAEKNNEGVGDGEAETWKPSMEGFLKYLVDSKLVFNTIERIVDESDDVAYAYFRKTGLERSPGLSKDLEWFSQQDFVIPEPSNPGVTYVAYLKELAEKSAPHFLSHFYNIYFSHIAGGQVIARQVSEMLLEGRELEFYKWEGDVQESLKGVRDKLNVLGEHWSREGRNKCLKEAAKSFKFLGQIIRLIIL, from the exons ATGCTCCAGGATTGGGCTCCTTCGCCATGGAAT AGCTCATTAGCAGCGAAAACCTCATCTTTGgatctctttaattttttctcttaCCAGGGAGAAGGAGAGGGAGAGGGAGAGGGCGAGGGATTGTCTTTGTCCATTCCAAGTTGGGAAACGAAGCTTTTGTCTTGTTCTGGTGAACATCTTCCAATGGACAAAGCTTTAAAACCGCCTGTGTTTCATCCAACAGCTTTGAGACCTTGTCAAGTTTCGTTCCCGTTCTTCAGCTTCACAACCGCTACCCCATACCTTAATCTCAACAAAACCAGAAATGTTGGACTCACAATCTTGAGCTGCTCTAATTCTTCGATTATTTCTTCCACGAGTAATGGTAGTagtattaataataatatggcGGGCCTTCCggtgaaaaagaagaggaagcgGTACAGAAAACAGTATCCAGGAGAGAGCGAGGGCATTACTGAAGAGATGAGATTTGTTGCCATGAGACTCCGTAATACTAACGGTAAAAAGGTCACTTCCAATTCTGATACTGACACTGACACTGAAAGTGAAAATAACCAacgagaagaagaagaagaagaagaaggacgAGGAGATAAAGCTGAAGCAGAAAAGAACAATGAAGGTGTTGGTGATGGAGAAGCAGAGACTTGGAAACCCAGTATGGAAGGGTTCCTTAAGTACTTGGTTGACAGCAAGCTCGTCTTCAACACTATCGAGCGCATCGTTGATGAATCCGATGATGTTGCTT ATGCCTACTTCAGAAAAACTGGATTGGAACGATCACCAGGTCTTTCTAAAGATCTAGAATGGTTTAGCCAACAAGATTTTGTGATTCCAGAACCTAGCAATCCAGGAGTTACTTATGTCGCGTATTTGAAGGAATTAGCAGAGAAAAGTGCCCCGCATTTCTTGTCTCATTTctacaatatatatttttcacaCATAGCTGGTGGTCAAGTGATTGCAAGACAG GTTTCTGAAATGCTGCTGGAAGGAAGGGAGCTGGAGTTCTATAAATGGGAGGGCGATGTACAAGAATCATTGAAAGGTGTACGTGACAAGCTCAACGTGCTTGGAGAG CACTGGTCTCGAGAGGGTAGAAACAAATGCTTAAAAGAAGCAGCAAAATCATTCAAGTTTTTGGGGCAGATAATTCGCTTGATCATCTTATAA